In Monodelphis domestica isolate mMonDom1 chromosome 1, mMonDom1.pri, whole genome shotgun sequence, the sequence AGAACTTTGTAGCATTTGCACTGGAGAATTAGACCAAGGGAAGGAAAATGGGCAAGGCAGTGATGGTTGTGGAGATCATGAAGGGAGTGAAAAACATATTTGCTATGAAGTAaagttataaaggaaaaaataaaccataGATTTACTCTGAGGTGCAGCAgtcaaaaaaaaaccttaaatgaCTTTAAGGTGCATTAATATGAAGTCTCTGCCCactataataataaatgttaaaaaagtgATGATACCACAACTTGATGGCTATTTTTAGTCTGAGCCCCATCTTTGACACTATTGGCAGACTGGAATTTGTTCAGAGAAGAAATTGGggatgaaaaaataattgaaaaccaTATTATGTAAGGAATGgttgaaggaaagagaagacttCAAGCAAACATGGTCAATATCTTCAAGTTGACATGAAGGAGTAAACTTGTTCTGCTCGTCCCCAGAAAGCAGCATTGGGATCAATGGGTAAAAAGACAAGAAGTCATATTTTGACTCAGTCTGAGGTAGAACTTTATAATAAGCACAACTCTCCCAAAGTTAATGATCTACTCAATGGGAATCTGATTACCTATTACTAGAGAACTTCAAGCAGTATCTAGATGTTTGCCTCTTAATTCTCTTGTAAATGAGATGCCTGGTTAGGTTGGAATTGATCTAAATGATCTTTGAAGTCCACTCCAGCTCAGGGATGTTATGAGTTGTATGCTACAGAAGTTGGAGAAAGCTCTTTGACTGAGCATGAGTTAAAATACCGGAACCTAATCAGAGAAAGTAATCATTTCAAGCAGTGTTAGGCCCTAGGCCAGACATTCTCAGGCTGACAATACTAAAACATGTGGAAGAAATGGGTCAATAGGTGAAATATCTAAGTAACTTAaaattgcattcttttttttatttcttgcagCATCCCTCATGAACTGCAAAGAGCTTCTGCTTCcactaaaaaaaatccttattgcAGTAATAGCATTCATACCATTGAAATGGTAGCACTAAAGAACAGTGTGATTAACGGTATAAAATGAGGAGAGATATAGGTAATAATAACTAACTTTTCTCTAgtactttaacatttgcaaaatgctttcttcCATTCCAATGTTAGGAAGAAGATATTAGAAAGATCATAGTAGGATAGCTGGGTCGCTCAGTAGATTGAAGgctagatctagagatggaaaatcctaggttcaaatctagcctcagacacttcctagctgtgtgaccctgggcaagtcatttaaccctcattgcctagtccttactactccactgccttagaaccaatatacagtattgattctaaaaatgaaggtaaggttttttaaaaaaagaaaaatatttctcatttcacagataaggcaATCAAGTGTCAGAGAAATGATGTGATTTGCCTATGGAAAAACAGCTAGTTGGTTCCAGATGTGTCAAGGGAATATAATCACTCTGCCCACCTGAATAGCTTGACCTGCCCATCAAACATTCTGTCCTACTACATGcggtacatcaataaaagtcaaggttttGGGAGAATCGggagagaactgagaagagaaggaagaaggaagaagttgggcATGCAGGtgaagagaatgaggaagggacttgcaggctagggaccatgtggtcaggttacttataggaatgattgtctaccctttccaataaactttataaaatatatatctgggtagaaatattatttcaattcctaCACAGAGCTAGGAATCAATCCATTGGATAGAACAATAATAACTTATGTtaatataacactttaaaatgaagagtttttctTATAACTACACCATAGTATAAGCAGATGAAGTATCATTAGCCTCATTATAGAGATGAGGAACTCAAGCTTCATAGAGGGGAAATTACTTATGATCTTACGGTTAGTAAAGCAATGAGCCAAGTTTTGAACCCTAGTTTTCAAATGacaaattcaatgctctttccacaaaACTCTGCTGTCTCTCAGAGGTAGAGTTGtaggatttagagcaggaagagacTTGAGACACAATTTGGTTCAACGTCTTAATTTTACGAATAAAGTAATGGAGACTCAGAGAGCTGATTTACTTTATCAAGAAAATAAATCtcaatttgatttcttttttcaaagtcacacagggaaGAAGTAGTAGCCTCAGTATGTGATCCAACATTTTCAGATTTCAAATCTAGAACCCTAAACTATCTACTTCTGTTTTAGAAGCCTATTTCTTCTACCTTCAAGATAAGCCTTCACATCTTATAACATCGTGGTATAGATATAGTCCTTGAGGTTTTTGTTTGGTCTCAAACTTAAATCTTTGCTGACTATAAAAAGACCTGAGAGGTCAACTTTCAAAAGACTTTAAGAGTCATTTCTGTTGAGTGTTAAGATATttcttgaaaaatttttttaacctttaccttctgtcttagaatcaatattaagtattagtttcTAGAAGTTTctagaagagcagttagggctaggcaattggggtaaattGACTTTTGGGGTCACATAGCAAGAAAGTATGTGAGggcagatttcaacctaggacctcctgtctctaagcctgactcctgattcactgagccacctagctgccactctTGAGATGTTTATTAAGCAAAGTGTTTTGTGTCTCAGTATTCTCTCAAGGTCTTTTATGATATATTccacccttcttcctccttcaggCAAACCTCAATGTCCTTATCCTTGATGGAGACCTATAATTACACTTCAGTGACTGAATTTGTTCTCTTGGGTTTGACTAGCCAGTTGGATATACAGCCAGTCATTTTTGGGGTCATCTTTGCTATGTACCTAATTACTATAGTGGGGAATTCCATGATCATTACTGTAACCTGGATAGATCCCAAACTCAAGACTCCCATGTATTTCCTGTTGAGTCAGCTCTCCATCATTGACATCTGCTTCACCACCATCACTGTTCCCCAGTTGCTGATTCACACCTTCTCCCGAAGCAAGACTATCTCCTTTACTCAATGTATGACTCAGGTCTTTTTCTTTGTAGCTGTGGGCAACATGGAAGGTTACTTACTGGCAACTATGGCCTATGACCGTTACGTGGCTATTTGCAATCCTCTGCGCTATGGGGCCATCGTGACCCAGAAGTTTTGTGTTTCTATAGTCCTGGTGTCTTGGCTCCTCATGTTCTTGAATTCCCTTTTACATACCATCCTTGTCTCAAGACTTAATTTTTGCAGTAACCACATTTTGCACTTCTTCTGTGATCTCCCTCCCCTCATGCAACTCTCTTGCTCACGCCCTTTCATTaatgagataattattttaaCAGAAGGAGTTGCAGCAACCCTCTCcccatttgtttttattctggCCTCTTATGTGTGCATTGCTGTCACTGTGCTTGGTCTACGTTCAACTGCAGGCTTACGCAAGGCTG encodes:
- the LOC100016896 gene encoding olfactory receptor 1361-like, with protein sequence METYNYTSVTEFVLLGLTSQLDIQPVIFGVIFAMYLITIVGNSMIITVTWIDPKLKTPMYFLLSQLSIIDICFTTITVPQLLIHTFSRSKTISFTQCMTQVFFFVAVGNMEGYLLATMAYDRYVAICNPLRYGAIVTQKFCVSIVLVSWLLMFLNSLLHTILVSRLNFCSNHILHFFCDLPPLMQLSCSRPFINEIIILTEGVAATLSPFVFILASYVCIAVTVLGLRSTAGLRKAVSTCGSHIVVVTLFYGTIIRLYFQPVSSYTLDRDRQVAVFYTVVTPMLNPIIYSLRNQEVKGALQRTLRKLQPKSLSSQSLRELDFKQQASPSASVVSVQQCSVCWSSSEKKGDQILHSNFSKCPNHSFNQAKTSEVIPSLECSILILRSSDPST